In Amycolatopsis endophytica, the following are encoded in one genomic region:
- a CDS encoding response regulator transcription factor: protein MESAGVLVRGQAELFARTAHLFDSAREIFCAANDLRTWASVHQAPPTRRDTTGTTVRKLYRPASLLDAGGVEQLRERERLGAQIRITADEINETIVLDQKVAILASDTVGLERCYSVITSPEVISSVTSLFNAAWRAGTDLSVYDAEFAELRELAPRILDELATGSKDEAAARTLGLSVRTYRRRVAELMSAMGANSRFQAGVRARELGLV from the coding sequence ATGGAGTCCGCGGGTGTCCTGGTGAGGGGCCAAGCCGAGCTGTTCGCGCGCACGGCGCACCTGTTCGATTCCGCGCGGGAGATCTTCTGCGCGGCCAACGATTTGCGCACCTGGGCGAGCGTGCACCAGGCGCCGCCCACGCGGCGGGACACGACGGGCACGACCGTGCGCAAGCTCTACCGGCCGGCTTCGCTGCTCGACGCGGGCGGGGTCGAGCAGCTGCGCGAGCGCGAGCGGCTGGGCGCGCAGATCCGGATCACGGCGGACGAGATCAACGAGACGATCGTGCTCGACCAGAAGGTCGCGATACTGGCCTCCGACACCGTGGGCCTGGAGCGCTGCTACTCGGTGATCACCAGCCCCGAGGTGATCAGCAGCGTGACGTCGTTGTTCAACGCCGCCTGGCGCGCGGGCACCGACCTGTCGGTGTACGACGCCGAGTTCGCCGAGCTGCGTGAGCTTGCGCCGCGGATCCTCGACGAGCTGGCCACCGGGTCCAAGGACGAGGCGGCGGCCAGGACACTGGGGCTGAGCGTGCGCACCTACCGCCGCCGGGTCGCCGAACTGATGTCCGCGATGGGCGCGAACTCGCGCTTCCAGGCCGGTGTGCGGGCACGCGAGCTAGGTCTGGTCTAG
- a CDS encoding proline dehydrogenase family protein, whose translation MNPLRSLILAAAGSEVVRRLVATTPGTSGVVERFVAGNTVADAVTRVGRLVDDGLWVTLDHLGEDVTEPFHAERTVQTYLALLDRLYAEGLTARVEVSVKLSALGLRLDERLALDNAYRVCAAAEQCGTTVTLDMEDHTTTDATLRALAELRRTWPWVGGVLQSYLRRTEDDVRDLAVGDSRIRLCKGAYAEPGEVAFSHTHEVDLSYVRCANLLLAGDGYPMFATHDPRLIAILAERARWYGRKQGSYEYQMLYGVRPDEQRRLAGEGETVRIYVPFGEHWYAYLMRRLAERPANVGFFLRALVSRS comes from the coding sequence GTGAACCCGCTGCGCTCGCTGATTCTCGCCGCCGCCGGAAGCGAGGTGGTCCGCCGCCTCGTGGCGACAACTCCGGGAACCTCAGGTGTCGTCGAGCGATTCGTCGCCGGGAACACGGTCGCCGACGCCGTCACGCGCGTGGGCCGCCTGGTCGACGACGGGCTGTGGGTCACGCTCGACCACCTCGGCGAGGACGTGACCGAGCCGTTCCACGCCGAGCGGACGGTCCAGACCTACCTGGCGCTGCTCGACCGGCTCTACGCCGAGGGGCTGACGGCGCGGGTCGAGGTCAGCGTCAAGCTGTCCGCGCTCGGCCTGCGCCTGGACGAACGGCTCGCGCTCGACAACGCGTACCGGGTGTGCGCGGCGGCCGAGCAGTGCGGCACGACCGTCACCCTCGACATGGAGGACCACACCACCACCGACGCGACCCTGCGCGCGCTCGCCGAGTTGCGCCGCACCTGGCCGTGGGTGGGCGGGGTGCTCCAGTCGTACCTGCGCCGCACCGAGGACGACGTCCGCGACCTGGCGGTGGGCGACTCACGGATCCGGCTGTGCAAGGGCGCCTACGCCGAACCGGGCGAAGTGGCGTTCTCGCACACCCACGAGGTCGACCTCAGTTATGTCCGTTGTGCGAACTTGCTGCTGGCCGGTGACGGTTATCCCATGTTCGCCACGCACGATCCGCGGTTGATCGCGATCCTCGCCGAACGCGCCCGGTGGTACGGCCGCAAGCAGGGCAGCTACGAGTACCAGATGCTCTACGGCGTCCGGCCGGACGAGCAGCGGCGCCTGGCAGGCGAGGGGGAGACCGTGCGGATCTACGTGCCGTTCGGCGAGCACTGGTACGCCTACCTGATGCGGAGGCTGGCCGAGCGCCCCGCGAACGTCGGGTTCTTCCTGCGCGCGCTGGTCAGCCGTTCGTGA
- a CDS encoding sensor histidine kinase codes for MSVAGSVALAVGCLLVGLIAGFLVPHLKKRRAQRRPAGPTVAELLLRLVRSSGNGILVLNRFGDLVLFNRRAEALGLVQANRADPRARVAAEQVEETGDPMEIDLSPLEARGRQPEAVVAEIRPLGEGFTVVEAVDHSEAARLEAVRRDFVANVSHELKTPVGAIALLAEAVLDAAEDVEEVRRFGGKILHESTRLGQLVSELIALSRLQGAERLPDLNVVEVDAVVREALGRTRLAAESREIDVTTDDPSGLLVEGDRTLLVTALSNLLDNAVNYSSQGSPVSISRRLAGGMVEIAVTDRGIGIAEEDQQRVFERFYRADKARSRATGGTGLGLAIVKHVAANHGGDVKLWSRPGTGSTFTLRIPMHQSGRNGDGTPGERADQTPAQLSRLVTAANDGRNQGGK; via the coding sequence GTGAGTGTTGCCGGTTCAGTCGCACTGGCCGTCGGCTGTCTGCTGGTCGGCCTGATCGCCGGTTTCCTCGTCCCGCACCTGAAGAAACGACGGGCCCAGCGCAGGCCGGCCGGGCCGACCGTCGCCGAGCTGCTGCTCCGGCTGGTGCGTTCCTCGGGCAACGGCATCCTGGTGCTCAACCGCTTCGGTGACCTGGTGCTGTTCAACCGCCGCGCCGAGGCGCTGGGACTGGTCCAGGCCAATCGTGCCGATCCGCGGGCGCGGGTCGCGGCCGAACAGGTCGAGGAGACCGGCGACCCGATGGAGATCGACCTGTCCCCGCTGGAGGCCCGCGGCCGCCAGCCGGAGGCGGTGGTCGCGGAGATCCGGCCGCTCGGCGAGGGCTTCACCGTCGTCGAGGCGGTCGATCACTCGGAGGCGGCCCGGCTGGAAGCCGTGCGGCGCGATTTCGTCGCCAACGTCAGCCACGAGCTGAAGACGCCGGTCGGCGCGATCGCGCTGCTCGCCGAGGCCGTGCTGGACGCGGCCGAGGACGTCGAGGAGGTGCGCCGCTTCGGCGGCAAGATCCTGCACGAGTCGACCCGGCTCGGCCAGCTGGTCAGCGAACTGATCGCGCTGTCCCGGCTGCAGGGCGCCGAGCGGCTGCCCGATCTGAACGTGGTCGAGGTGGACGCGGTCGTGCGGGAGGCGCTGGGCCGCACCCGGCTGGCGGCCGAGTCGCGCGAGATCGACGTGACCACCGACGACCCCAGCGGCCTGCTCGTCGAGGGGGACCGGACGCTGCTGGTGACGGCGTTGTCGAACCTGCTCGACAACGCCGTCAACTACTCCTCGCAGGGCAGCCCGGTGTCGATCAGCCGACGGCTGGCGGGCGGCATGGTCGAGATCGCGGTGACCGACCGCGGCATCGGCATCGCCGAGGAGGACCAGCAGCGCGTCTTCGAACGCTTCTACCGCGCGGACAAGGCGCGCTCCCGCGCCACCGGCGGAACAGGACTCGGCCTGGCCATCGTCAAGCACGTCGCGGCCAACCACGGTGGCGACGTGAAACTGTGGAGCAGGCCGGGCACGGGATCGACGTTCACACTGCGGATCCCGATGCACCAGTCCGGGCGCAACGGGGACGGAACCCCCGGCGAACGGGCCGACCAGACCCCCGCGCAGCTGTCGCGGCTCGTGACCGCCGCCAACGACGGCCGGAACCAGGGAGGAAAGTAG
- a CDS encoding TetR/AcrR family transcriptional regulator — MPKIVDPEGRRAEVADALFRLAVREGLHRVSLRTVAAEAGLNVGSVRHYFEGQAELMRFAMRTVIDRVSVRLARKVEALGDASGLSADERREKRVELLAELLPLDETRRAEVTVFLEFVHAARTDPGLADLASESARGTRALVRRILAALDPDEAEVLRLTALLDGLSLNGVLYPELWPADEVLAVLRNHLEALDQT, encoded by the coding sequence GTGCCGAAGATCGTGGACCCGGAAGGTCGTCGCGCCGAGGTGGCGGACGCGTTGTTCCGCCTGGCCGTGCGGGAGGGCCTGCACCGGGTGTCGCTGCGGACCGTCGCCGCGGAGGCGGGTCTGAACGTGGGCTCCGTGCGGCACTACTTCGAGGGCCAGGCCGAGCTGATGCGCTTCGCGATGCGCACGGTGATCGATCGAGTGTCGGTGCGGTTGGCGCGGAAGGTCGAGGCACTCGGCGACGCGAGCGGGCTGTCCGCGGACGAGCGGCGCGAGAAGCGGGTCGAACTGCTCGCCGAGCTGCTGCCGCTGGACGAGACGCGCAGGGCGGAGGTGACGGTGTTCCTGGAGTTCGTCCATGCGGCCCGCACCGACCCCGGCCTGGCCGACCTCGCGAGCGAATCGGCTCGCGGCACCCGCGCGCTGGTCCGCCGTATCCTGGCCGCGCTCGATCCGGACGAGGCCGAGGTCCTTCGGCTGACCGCGTTACTGGACGGCCTCAGCCTCAACGGCGTGCTGTACCCGGAGCTGTGGCCAGCCGACGAGGTGCTGGCGGTGCTCCGGAACCACCTCGAAGCGCTAGACCAGACCTAG
- a CDS encoding Ppx/GppA phosphatase family protein, translated as MRLGVLDVGSNTVHLLVVDAHRGAHPTPMHSEKTVLRLAEQITSANHLSKQGAQALVEAIENAKVSAAKLGCEELMAFATSAVREADNSAEVLRKVADETGVELSVLSGVDEARLTFLAVRRWFGWSAGQLLVLDIGGGSLEVAMGIDEEPELADSLPLGAGRITRTRFSHDPPTRSELVATSAWLEDQLAPLAKRVAKIGPPDRVVATSKTFRSLARLTGAAPSAEGPRVRRTLSQTALRQLIAFISRMEAADLAELEGVSASRAHQLAGGALVAQATMRALALEELEICPWALREGVILRRLDHSNGDGAAVRRGKTTGDSKRLDLGELDQAR; from the coding sequence GTGCGCCTAGGGGTCCTCGACGTCGGTTCGAACACCGTCCACCTGCTGGTGGTGGACGCGCACCGTGGCGCGCACCCGACGCCGATGCACTCGGAGAAGACGGTGCTGCGGCTGGCGGAGCAGATCACCAGCGCCAACCACCTGTCCAAGCAGGGTGCCCAGGCGCTGGTCGAGGCCATCGAGAACGCGAAGGTCTCGGCGGCGAAGCTGGGCTGCGAGGAGCTGATGGCCTTCGCCACCTCGGCGGTGCGCGAGGCCGACAACAGCGCCGAGGTGCTGCGCAAGGTCGCCGACGAGACCGGTGTCGAACTGAGCGTCCTGTCCGGCGTTGACGAGGCACGCTTGACTTTCCTCGCGGTGCGGCGGTGGTTCGGCTGGTCGGCCGGTCAGTTGCTGGTGCTCGACATCGGGGGCGGTTCGCTGGAAGTCGCGATGGGGATCGACGAGGAACCGGAGCTGGCGGACTCGCTGCCGCTGGGCGCGGGCCGCATCACCCGCACCCGGTTCAGCCACGATCCGCCGACCAGGTCCGAGCTGGTCGCGACGTCGGCGTGGCTGGAGGACCAGCTCGCGCCGCTGGCCAAACGGGTCGCGAAGATCGGTCCGCCGGACCGCGTGGTGGCGACCTCGAAGACGTTCCGTTCGCTGGCCAGGCTGACCGGGGCGGCTCCCTCCGCAGAGGGCCCGCGGGTACGCCGTACCCTGTCCCAGACCGCACTGCGGCAGCTCATCGCCTTCATCTCCCGGATGGAGGCGGCCGACCTCGCCGAACTGGAAGGGGTCAGCGCGAGCCGGGCCCACCAGCTGGCCGGGGGCGCGCTGGTGGCACAGGCCACCATGCGGGCGCTGGCGCTGGAAGAACTGGAGATCTGTCCCTGGGCGCTGCGGGAGGGTGTCATCCTGCGGCGACTTGATCACTCCAACGGCGACGGGGCGGCTGTTCGCCGCGGCAAAACCACCGGTGACAGCAAGCGGCTGGACCTCGGTGAGCTCGATCAGGCACGGTGA
- a CDS encoding sugar phosphate isomerase/epimerase family protein, which translates to MSTASVWPLRAGAGFELAQRLGYDGVEVMVWVDPLSQDVGALRRLSRDTGVPVLSVHSPSLLITQRVWSPDPAVRLRRSVEAAIELDARTVVVHPPFRWQRRYGDMFPDLVAGLEDETGVEIAVENMFKVRPPGGRRDARVSAFRPSIDPTEVGYRHYTLDLSHSAAAGMDAMALAERMGSGLTHVHLADGTGVPKDEHLVPGRGNQPCAELLEKLVVASFTGQVVLEVNTRRAVSAADRARDLAEALLFARFHLGQ; encoded by the coding sequence ATGTCCACCGCGTCGGTCTGGCCGTTGCGGGCCGGCGCCGGGTTCGAGCTGGCCCAGCGGCTGGGTTACGACGGCGTCGAGGTGATGGTCTGGGTCGACCCGCTCAGCCAGGACGTCGGTGCGCTGCGGCGCCTGTCCCGCGACACCGGGGTACCGGTGCTGTCGGTGCACTCGCCGTCGCTGCTGATCACCCAGCGGGTGTGGTCGCCGGACCCGGCGGTCCGGCTGCGGCGCAGCGTCGAGGCGGCCATCGAACTGGACGCGCGCACGGTCGTGGTGCACCCGCCGTTCCGGTGGCAGCGCCGTTACGGCGATATGTTCCCCGACCTCGTGGCGGGGCTGGAGGACGAGACCGGCGTCGAGATCGCGGTCGAGAACATGTTCAAGGTCCGCCCGCCCGGCGGGCGCCGGGACGCGCGCGTGTCGGCGTTCCGGCCGTCGATCGACCCGACGGAAGTCGGGTACCGGCACTACACGCTCGACCTGTCGCACAGCGCCGCGGCCGGCATGGACGCGATGGCGCTGGCGGAGCGGATGGGGTCCGGGCTCACGCACGTGCACCTCGCGGACGGGACGGGTGTCCCGAAGGACGAACACCTCGTCCCGGGCCGGGGGAACCAGCCGTGCGCCGAGTTGCTGGAGAAGCTGGTCGTGGCGTCGTTCACCGGTCAGGTGGTGCTGGAGGTCAACACGCGCCGTGCCGTCAGCGCCGCGGACCGGGCCCGTGATCTGGCCGAGGCCCTGCTGTTCGCCCGCTTCCACCTGGGGCAGTGA
- a CDS encoding response regulator transcription factor encodes MTRVLIVEDEESFADPLAFLLRKEGFTAAVAGTGQQALDEFDRNGADIVLLDLMLPGMSGTDVCKQLRQRSAVPVIMVTARDSEIDKVVGLELGADDYITKPYSARELIARIRAVLRRGGETGGDGELAPLVLAAGPVRMDVERHVVTVDGGEVSLPLKEFDLLEYLLRNVGRVLTRGQLIDRVWGADYVGDTKTLDVHVKRLRSKIEPDPGSPRHLVTVRGLGYKFET; translated from the coding sequence GTGACGAGAGTGCTCATCGTCGAGGACGAGGAGTCGTTCGCCGACCCGTTGGCCTTCCTGCTGCGCAAGGAGGGGTTCACGGCCGCGGTGGCCGGGACCGGTCAGCAGGCCCTGGACGAGTTCGACCGCAACGGCGCCGACATCGTCCTGCTCGACCTGATGCTGCCGGGCATGAGCGGTACCGACGTCTGCAAGCAGCTGCGGCAGCGTTCGGCCGTGCCGGTGATCATGGTGACGGCCCGCGACAGCGAGATCGACAAGGTCGTCGGCCTCGAACTGGGCGCCGACGACTACATCACCAAGCCGTACTCGGCGCGCGAGCTGATCGCCCGCATCCGCGCGGTCCTGCGCCGCGGCGGCGAGACCGGTGGCGACGGCGAGCTGGCGCCGCTGGTGCTGGCGGCCGGCCCGGTGCGGATGGACGTCGAGCGCCATGTGGTCACGGTCGACGGCGGCGAGGTGTCGCTGCCGCTCAAGGAGTTCGACCTGCTCGAATACCTGCTGCGCAACGTCGGACGGGTGCTCACCCGCGGTCAGCTGATCGACCGGGTGTGGGGCGCGGACTACGTCGGCGACACCAAGACGCTCGACGTCCACGTCAAGCGCCTGCGCTCCAAGATCGAGCCGGACCCGGGCTCGCCGCGTCACCTCGTCACGGTGCGCGGTCTGGGGTACAAGTTCGAGACCTGA
- a CDS encoding phosphoglyceromutase produces the protein MAELGTLVLLRHGQSTWNAENLFTGWVDVPLSELGQQEARQGGELLAETGLLPDVVHTSLLRRAISTANIALDIANRHWIDVRRDWRLNERHYGALQGKNKKQVRDEFGEEQFMLWRRSYDVPPPRIERGSEFSQDTDPRYGPGAPLTECLKDVVARLLPYWDSAIVPDLRAGKTVLVAAHGNSLRALVKHLDGISDDDIAGLNIPTGIPLRYDLDENLKPTNPGGTYLDPAAAAEAAAAVANQGR, from the coding sequence ATGGCCGAACTTGGGACGCTGGTGCTGCTCCGCCACGGGCAGAGCACCTGGAACGCCGAGAACCTGTTCACCGGCTGGGTCGACGTGCCCCTGTCCGAGCTCGGGCAGCAGGAGGCGCGCCAGGGTGGTGAGTTGCTCGCCGAGACGGGGCTGCTGCCGGACGTCGTGCACACCTCGCTGCTGCGCCGGGCGATCTCGACCGCCAACATCGCGCTCGACATCGCCAACCGGCACTGGATCGACGTGCGCCGGGACTGGCGCCTCAACGAGCGGCACTACGGCGCGCTCCAGGGCAAGAACAAGAAGCAGGTGCGCGACGAGTTCGGCGAGGAGCAGTTCATGCTCTGGCGCCGCTCCTACGATGTTCCGCCGCCCCGGATCGAGCGCGGCAGCGAGTTCAGCCAGGACACCGACCCCCGCTACGGCCCCGGCGCGCCGCTCACCGAGTGTCTCAAGGACGTCGTCGCCCGGCTGCTGCCGTACTGGGACTCGGCGATCGTCCCCGACCTTCGCGCGGGCAAGACGGTGCTCGTCGCGGCGCACGGCAACTCGCTGCGTGCCCTCGTCAAACACCTTGACGGGATCTCCGACGACGACATCGCCGGCCTCAACATCCCGACCGGCATCCCCCTGCGCTACGACCTCGACGAGAACCTCAAGCCCACCAACCCGGGCGGCACCTACCTCGACCCTGCCGCCGCCGCCGAGGCTGCCGCCGCGGTCGCCAACCAGGGTCGCTGA
- a CDS encoding oxidoreductase, producing the protein MTETIDAGAAGTWQLGDLTVNRMGFGSMRLPISHDGRIDRDQALAVLRRAVELGVNHIDTAAFYFSPLRSANELINSALNPYGDDLVITTKVGPGRTLAGEFLPEARPEELRLQVEENIRQLGRDHMDVVNLRIGAALDRGTGSIADRFGALAELREKGLIRHLGISNVGAEHLAEAQAIAPVVCVQNQYGLTAGREDDELVRLCAEQKVAFVPFFAIASGAEDETVTAIAKDHGVSPAQVRLAWTLHQGPNVLAIPGTGSLDHLEENIAAASLRLSADELARLDGLHREE; encoded by the coding sequence ATGACCGAAACGATCGACGCCGGCGCGGCCGGCACCTGGCAACTCGGCGACCTCACGGTGAACCGCATGGGCTTCGGCTCGATGCGCCTGCCCATTTCCCACGACGGCAGGATCGACCGCGACCAGGCCCTCGCGGTTCTGCGCCGCGCCGTCGAGCTGGGCGTCAACCACATCGACACGGCCGCCTTCTACTTCTCACCGCTGCGCTCTGCCAACGAGCTGATCAACTCCGCGCTCAACCCCTACGGCGACGACCTGGTGATCACCACCAAGGTCGGGCCCGGCCGTACCCTGGCAGGCGAGTTCCTGCCCGAAGCCCGCCCGGAGGAGCTGCGCCTGCAGGTCGAGGAGAACATCCGCCAGCTCGGGCGTGACCACATGGACGTCGTCAACCTGCGCATCGGCGCCGCACTCGACCGCGGCACCGGCTCGATCGCCGATCGCTTCGGCGCGCTCGCCGAGCTGCGGGAGAAGGGTCTGATCCGGCACCTGGGCATCTCGAACGTCGGTGCCGAGCACCTCGCCGAGGCGCAGGCCATCGCGCCGGTGGTGTGCGTGCAGAACCAGTACGGACTCACCGCCGGTCGGGAGGACGACGAACTGGTCCGGCTGTGCGCGGAGCAGAAAGTCGCGTTCGTCCCGTTCTTCGCCATCGCCAGCGGGGCCGAGGACGAAACCGTGACGGCCATCGCGAAGGACCACGGCGTGAGCCCGGCCCAGGTCCGGCTCGCGTGGACCCTCCACCAGGGACCGAACGTGCTCGCCATCCCCGGCACCGGCAGCCTCGATCACCTTGAGGAGAACATCGCGGCGGCGTCGCTGCGGCTGTCCGCGGACGAGCTGGCCCGGTTGGACGGTTTGCACCGGGAAGAGTGA